The genomic DNA TTTCCCAAAGAAGTTTTGATTGGCTTCTTGAGAAAGATCAGCTGAGAGCTGAAATGAAGGCTGGAAAAGTCTTCCAAGGGATGCATGAGGCACATATTAGATTCCCTCCAACTTACAAGTTTGATAAACGAAAACAAGGCTTAGAAGGTACATTTGATCCTTACGCAGTATTGTCTACTTCTTTAACATTGATTTCAAGTAAAGTGAGTGACTTTCCTTCCAGGTTATGATTCTGGAAAGAAAAAACGTATACCTTCATGGTGTGACAGGGTATTATATCGTGATAACCGACCATCATCGACAGCAGAATGCAATTTAGAATGCCCTGTTGTTGCTTCAGTACTGCAGTATGTTGTTTGTTTCTATGTTCTAGTTCTATGCCCATGGGCCatggaagaaaatgaaagagtACGTTACTTTTCTACTTTTTGACAGGTACGAGGCTTGCATGGATGTCATAGGGAGTGACCACAAACCCGTGAGGTGCAAACTGAATGTTGAAATTGCGCATGTTGATAGATCAGTTAGGAGACAGGAGATGGGACACATTGTTAAGCACAATGAAGATATCAGAGTGTTGCTTGAACAATTGAAATCTGTTCCAGAAACGGTTGTGAGCGCTACGAGCATTGCCCTTCAAAACCATGAAGCATTTACTTTAAGACTCACCAACAGAAGTGGGAATGATTGTGCTACTTTCCAGATTGAATGTGAAGGTCAGTCCATTGTTGTGGAGAAAGAGAAAAGGAGAGACTATCGCCCGAGGGGTTCATTCGGTTTTCCACGCTGGCTTAAGGTAATTTGTATTCCGCTTAATATGTATAGGTTGAGATTAGGGATCCCACGTGCTTAGATCTCTACAACATAGAATTGACCTTTgtagatttatatattttgcacAATCTCTAGCTAGCTAATTAATAGCTAATAATATTAGGTAATGCCAGCAGCTGGTTTACTGGGAGTGGAGCAAGTGGTGGATATATCAGTAGCCCATGAAGAATCGCAAGAAGAAGTGGATGATGATGCTGATCGTGGCTGGTGGTCTGAAGACAGTAGCACCGGAGACAAAGAATTAGTTTTGTTGGTCAATGTCCGAGGAAGCTGCTCAACTGAGACCATGTCTCACAGGATTATTGTGCGCCACAGTTTTTcgtagatttttttttctcaaaaagaTAGCAAAACAGAATTATTGGTATATACTTGAACTGGTCTCTTACTGGCTTCCTTGTTCTAATTTAACTATGAAGCAACCTTCAATTAGAAGGAgtaatgaataattaattaaggttgTTGCTTGTATCTAGATCTATGTGTctgaaattcaaaaaaaaaagaaaaaagatggGTAATTAAATGTTGTTCATTCACTCACTCACAGGCAGGCAACTCTTGGGCGACACGACTCGGAGGGAGGATCCGTGATTGGTGTTGAGGCAGGAGGATTGAGCAGGGCGGTTCATGTAAGAGAGACTGATGTCTTGGAGTTTGATCCCTCTGCAAGGGTTGCTTTTGCTGCACTTAAACAGCACCGCCACCGGAGTTGCAGAGGTTCCTTTTATATTCTGATACGTTATGTCACTTATCTTCACCCCGGAGGAActctacatatatatatatatatatattaatgaatgaatgagtataggtataattaattaattaattaattaattaattaattacctgtCCCGGACAAGCTTGGTTGTTAGGACAGTAGTCCTGATCGATGATAATGGGATTGTGAACGTTCTTCATGACAATGTTTCGGTAATGAATGTTTTTGACAAAGGCGGTGGTGGGTCTGGCCCATGTCTTGATTCTGAGACCATTTTCTGAAGCAGTAAAGACGGAGTTGGTGAGAGTGACGTTCTGGACTCCCCCTTCACTGTAGTCCCTTGCAAGACTTCCAATGCTCACTCCGTGACCGGGCCCGCACTGTATCCGTTCCATCCACAGGTTCTTTGTGTTGGGTCCCACGGAGATGCAGTCGTCCCCTGTCCTGATGGTGCAGGTGGAAATGGTGACTCCGGTGGAGTGCTGGACGTGAATCCCGTCTGTGTTTGGGCTTTCATCCGGAGCCAGGATCCGGAGGTTTCGTACCATAACGTTGTTGCAGCTGTTGATGACGAGGTGCATGAATTGGCTATTCATTGATTTGAGGCCGTCGATTACAATGTCGTTGGCCCAGTTGAATGTTAGGGACTGTGTTAGTTagtatatatacaaattaacatGTGCATGTGCATGTGCTCATGTATAAGTAagtaaaaagtatatattatatagatatagatagatagataatatATAGTAGTAGGTACGTACCCTGGCTCCGGAAGCtggacaagaagaagaagaagaagtagtgTTCCTGCGGCAAGCCCAAAATGCGGCAGCTTTGGCATCTAGGGTTCCTCCTCCGGTGAGGGTAATCCTGTTGACCTGAATGAATAGTATCCAGGAGTGGGTGGCGGCCAAAGCACGAAAATCGGTGGGGGCGAAGAGTGTTCCTAGTATGCGAATGTTGATCCTGTTTTTGCAGGGGCCCTTGAAAGTGAGGGAGGAGTTGATGAGGAAGTGTCCGTCGGGAATGTAGATGAGGGAGGGCTCAGCGGAGGAGCAGGCGGCACCCCAAGCCTTGAGGAATGCCTGCGACGAGTCTGTGCGACCGTCACCTCTTGCCCCGTAATTACTACTAACAACGTTAATATAATTGTAAGATGCTGCTGCTGCTTCTTTTGATGGTCGGAAATTAGAGAGTAATATtgctattatttttattaagatgatattgatgatgatgatgagatgagccatACATACATATAATTAGCTAGAATTAGAAATTAATAATCAGATGAGATGGACCGACAGACAGTCGACAGAGCCTGAGGaattatgtatgtatgtatggcAATAATGATCGATGAATACCTTAATTACCttgctagctagctagctagctactAGTACGGTAAATGGTGGTTGGTTGGTTGGAACACGTTCTATACACTTCATGTAGTGGTGGAGGGGTAACAACTGCATGTCGTGCGTGTGCGTGCATGGgaattaataattatctaatgatataaaattaaaattcattaaatttcaaaataagtagactatcatgttttattttaattttattatttattaattcttcaAGAGTTTTCAGAAGACCTCCACTTTTACTTTTAAAGAACACAAAGATGGGTTGAACGttaaattctttttatataaattatattaatgatgACAGTTAAATTCAAGTGTAAACTTCAAGTCACACTATCTATCTGAGAAAGAAAACACTATgaccatttatttatattattgagaaGTCAGTCTCTTCTAATTGAGCTAGGTCTATTATACCCTTCTTCATGACCCTGAACAAGCTGCTGGCTTTTCATCAACATAGACCGACCAACAATTAATTAGCTATATTTTTCAATCTCACAATGGGAAAGAGTAGCCTCGCAGGTATTTGGAATCAACTCCTGATTCACGTACAAGAGCCACGCGTCCAGTACGCGCCACCTACAAAGAACACACAAACAAACATGCACGTCTTTTCTCAATATcacaccaccaccaccaccatacaaaaaaaacaaaacaaaattatgttcAAACTGAAACTAAATGTAACAAACAACAATGATATCCCCCCGTTTTTAAAGGGCTTCAGAAGCTTGTCTGAAAGCATAAAAGCCCAAAGAGTCTTCTTCTGCATCAAAAACATGTATTATAcccctatacctatacctataccatACATACCTCGCAAATGCCATATGGCTCCAGCAATCTCTGTAAAGCTACCATCTTGTGCAAATCACCAGTAAGCTGATCAGAGAACAAGTGATCAGAGATTtactacaaaaaaaatatatatatatatatatatatagaaagaacTAAGAACAGAATCAAATATCATTAACTATTTGTAAAGCCCGTGTCAATATAATCACTATTTAAATCCCTTGGCATTAATTTGCTGCAAACAAATTTTGCATGAAGCAAATTGTCTCGATGATTCTACATTTGCAGCTAAATCTGGTCTTGATGGAAATGACTGTTTCAACAAAATTGAATAAATCGAAATCTGAAAGAAACAGAATCCACCTCGAGTGTTATTGTATGGTCGGAAACATCAACAGCTTTGGCTCTAAAAATGCTAGCAATGTCAAGAACGCTGCGCCTCGCAGCAGCATTTGCAGCAGTCTTTATAAGCATCAGCTCCCGCTCAGCAAAGGGCAAATGTGTAATATCGTGAACCTGAAACAGTAATTCAAGTACCTAATTCAACATGCAGTAAGTAAACCCATGCAGTATGCAAATTATGTCAGTTTTTGGTCCATATTCAACTTTAATCAATTTTGTCTATACTACATTTTCCCCTTTTTGCAAAATGCTGAATACATTTAATGAAGCTTGGACTATTTATAGGCTGCAGCAAAGTTCCACCCAGTTTAATTTACCTCATGAAGGTCTACCAACTTGTTAAGTTGTTGCACTAACTTTCCAATCGACTCGTCTGTACCAGGAACAACTGTTGTGATGCGAGAAATCCCCTCAGTTTCTGCATGACCAACCGCTAAACTCTGAATCAAGATAACAGCACGGGTCAAATGAAGAACAATAACAAATTAAACTTGCACAACTTtaaagaatttattatttttatttagctAAGCATGCAACGTCTACTACCTGAATGTTATAACCCCTTCTAGCAAAAACACCAGTTACGATATTGAGCACTCCAGGAGCATCGTTCACAAGCATGGATAAAGTGTGAGAACGGAGACCAGTTGTCTGCAAATAGCTTACCAACATTAGTATAAGTAATGTGATTTGCTTTCAAAAGGCTTACTGAGCCCCTTGGGTGCATTTTATATGCAAATGAACCTGAATCGGAAAAATATCAAAAGCATTTCCTCTATGAAGATACGTTTTCAATAATGTAAAATTGAAGTTATGCACCAATACATAGTAGATGCAGAAGAAACTTAAGCATCAATAAGCTTAGATGCATTACATCTTCATCATTGAGCACTCCCCAGTGAGCATCAAGAACTTTATTAAACAAGAAACCTTCAGCCGGTTCCACAGGATAAACATCACCCTTCATGAAGAAAATGGAGGACAAAATGAATTAACAAACAAAACGTGAAATAATGTAAGACTTAACGACATAGGTCAACCTTTGGAGAACTGATAagtataaaatacatatttatatatacagaGAGAGAGATCTATCTTGACGActtattattaagaataaaatctTTTTCACTAGATTATTCTCACTTGCATATTTCTAGCTAGGTCATGATACTCATAGTTAGGACTTGCTAACATCAGGGTTATTTATAATGCTTATTTTCTCGTTGAAGATGGTACATGtagtttaagaaatttatatatttctggACAGATGTTTATGCAATATATCATACTCACTCACGGcatcattttattgattaacCTTAGACAGCTTATAGAATATAGAAGTTTTTGATAATCAAGCTTCATGTTCATTCATATAAGAGTGGGAAATCTCACATCTCCTGCAATTTCTCCACATACACTTCCAATGGAAATAAGGTAAATAGGAAAAGAACAAAATTAGTAGTTAAGGTTAAACTTCACAAACCCCAACTGATGTATCTGATTCCACATTGACTGAACTGTTTTTAATGGCCATAAAGTTCTCATCTGGGTTTGTTGCCTCTAGGTCAGGATATGAAGCAGCTGAGAATCGCCAAAATGGAGCAGACTCACCCATCCTCTCTCTTCTCAAGCCAATCTAAAGTAGCAGGAGattcaagaaaataaataaaagcaaaAGAGACAAAAATGACTGGAACTGCTTTAAGATTATGTGACCAGAAGTTTCAACAGTTACTGCAGTATCTGCAAACCTTTCCCGTTCTTGCAATTTCTCTAATCCCAAATTTACTCAAGTTCCTCTGAACAGCAACCATCTTACCAGGATCTCCAGTCACCTGGGGAATCATACAGCATTTAAGAAAATAGGTTGAAGACTTACTTCCTATTTTATAAGGGAGTTCTTGTAAATTGACATGGAGTGGAATACTTACAAATTACAAGGGTCTATCTACAACCACAGGTGGAACTGTGTTATAAAACTTTCAAGAATACTAGTCTATAGTTAGTACTGAggacaaatatttttctattaccTCAATGGTTAATGAATGCTCTGAGATATCTACAATTTTCCCTCTAAATATGTCGACAAGCCACATCACCTGCAGGTCATGATATAACCTGGAATTATTGAGGATGATAAGTAGATGGGAACTGAACTTTAATTAAAGTCACAGGAGGAAGCACAAGGCAATAATAAGAACTTGGCGGCATAATTAACTAGCATCATCCTTGTGCTTGTATTAGAAATGGCATGTTATCTTGATTCTTAATGTCTTAAGAACTGGAATCAGAGTTCTCGTTGAATCTCAAATGACCTAGCAAGCTGCAAATCACTAGGGGACAAGACTCAAAGATAGTTTTGATTGAACCAGCAAGGATGGAACAATGAAGCCATATAAAAATGAAGTATGTTTCATTAGTGCATACTTGGGATAGAGTGTATATAGACATACCTCAGCTCGGAACTTGGGATCAGCATTGATCTTTATGAGCATCAATTCACGTTCCACATGTGGCTCGTTTGAAATATCTTCAACCTAACCAACCAAAGATTGAAGGTTGAGTAACAGGACAGGACAGGACAGGACAGGAGAATTGTTGGAAGAAGACAAATGATATGAAACCGATAGGATGTAAATAGCATTCTTcttaagaaagaagaaatgaagaataATTGTCACCTTCCAAACATTGACAAGCTTTTGCAGCTGTTTGATTACTTGGTGCAAGACAGTTTCAGTTCCAGAGACAACAATAGTGAACAGGGCCTTGTCCTTGTTCAAACCAACAGCTAGGGACTCGATGTTATATCCTCTCCTTGCAAAGACTCCTGCAATCCGATTTATCATTCCACTTTCATCACCCACAAATACCGAGATAGTATGCCGTCTCACCCTGGGATTCAACATGGACCAGCAGCACAAAAACCACATTCACTTGGCCAAATTCAACAAAAATGAAAAGGAAGTTTAAAAGATTATATGGAGAGAAATACAAGCACCTATGTTGACGGTAACATACAAAAGCCATGAATGCAATATGAAGGAGACTAATGGAAAGCAAGAAAGCTTATCATAGTaccaaaaaacaaaaacaacaaattctAGTTGGATTGGATTGGAGAAAACTTGGAATGCTAAAAAATTCACATGTCATACATCCTAATAAAAAGgtgcataattaattaaaaaacccattattattattattcaaggAGTTTGTAATATGAATCGACCTGGATAAGACTGGTGATCCGATCAAAGGGGGAAGATAAGTGCGTACatacaaaaaaagaaagaaagaaaagagttGAATTACTTGGGTCTAGTTAGAGGGGGGGGAGATGGATCGATGAGAGGGAAACTAGGTCTATCATCAAAGTGCTTGTCAGCAGAGCTTGAATAGACGACgaggctgctgctgctgcttcgATTGGAAATTGGACGTGCCTTTGCCGGTGTGATGGAACATACggtgttgttgttgttgttgttgttagcAACTGAATTGTGATGTGATTTCAGATTCTGTACAAAGTGTGATAATACTACGGCCGCCATCAGAGCGAGCGAGCTAGCGGAAGAGATGTCGGACCCAGTTAATTGAACGTCTATTTCGTCTCTCCCTATTACCAAATCCAAATCACTTAGGCCTGGTTctctttgggttatttgaaaaatccaaataaaatcaattttccaatcaatcatttcttaacaatcacatcactcatttcattaaccaaaatactaaactaccttctattttaaattattattttttattttattttatttatatatatcaatacccttttaagtcattttatcaaaaataatcatcactttctcaaaatcatcaccaatcattattattttttccctCTAGGTTTTaaaaaaccccaatccgaacaaacccttactttatatttatatatatatatatatatatatatatatatatatataaaaaaaatcaaataatttctctcttttctctctttcctcccacttctACATTTTCCAAACGAATGAAtgtgatgtcaagtcattccctcaccaaattctctttCACTATCACtcctagtatatatatatatatatatatatatatatatatatatatatatatatatatatatatatatatatatatatatatatatatatatatatatatatatatatatatatatatatatatatcaaattgttTTTCACAACCTCTATTCactccttaattaatttaaaaattatttatttatcattttcttttttatatatttacatttcttatcttatttattttacttattttattttatttaattattaagttttttatcattaaatataattaattaattaatttttaatattttttttctattttatttatttaattaaaaatacaaaatattattatttttatattataattgtttaaaatatataaaatattaaagtgtgtctttatttaataaaatattttaatatatatattttttaggttaaacagttgttttattacttaatttattaaaaaaatatattataaaactatattagtttattatattatatagacaGAAAGACAGTATCCatctctttatttatatatagatagaccagttatatatatatatatatatatatatatatatatatatattacctggATTACTGGATCGAGTCAATCAATAATACCAGAATCAATAGCTCATTAACTTTGACATTTTTGCAAGATAGAATAAAAGGATTCTCTTCTTTTGCAAAATAAGTGAtcgttttaattattttttatataatactactaaaatcaaataaataatagtcTATTTGAAAACACGGagtataatctatatatataatgatgcttaatttttaaagtgtccggattgtcgggtcgagagcggtggttaatttggatacatatgagagtaaatatatatttgggtcggattgtgggttgacccacccataaaatttttacagcaatatttttttcacgacgAGATACATGCTAGTGTATTTAATTCCTCTAGACAAGCTTGCACTTTCTTTGGATTAAttggatttatttaaataatttttttgagttatttaaatattttttatttgggaTTATGTAAAagttaaacaattaaaaaaagcattgatattttatgaaaaagtatttattttaaaaggaaaatagataaaaaaaaaattataagttatttaaataaaccagTTATTCAAACCTTATCGGAAGGAGATGAGACTGCTGGCATGTGACATGTGAGACAAAGTCTATTTATatggggaaatttgaggaaatgaccccaaaaagGGGGCTAATTATGTTTGGTGCGGGCCActaatttttatagcgctggtgaccccaaAACAATTTTCTGCCGAAAATACCCCcgttgcgtcacgcaccctccggttgcgtgacgcacctgagagcattgtgaaaagtccacaatgcccttactatataataaaaaaaattccagttcttcccatttctttctttcttttctctttcttcacttctcattctcctccttctctctaaaaagatcACCCCCGACGACGATCCCCGACGAAGACCCCGACGAAGACCCCGACGAAGACGGCAGAATCCCAACGAAGGAGATGTTCGCTGCTATCCTTCAGATTACAGGTTACCACAAATGGATCATTTTGTAGTTTTTTGCATTTCagattcattatatatttataatctgtAAACTGTATTCTTCCTCCTttctttatttctctctttcgaCGCATTGTTTGTTAAGGTTTAGTGATTAGGGATTGAGTAGGTGAATGTCACCGTTGCGGCGGAATCCGGGTGCGTAACGCAGGTGCGTCAAGCAGGTGCGTCaagcaggtgcgtcacgcaggtgcgtcaagCAGGTGCATCaagcaggtgcgtcacgcataTGCCTCTTAAATCGTTCAATAGAAGAAGAATGATTGAATTACTACTAGTAGTACTGTTTCATTAGTCTATTTCATCATAATACTCccatttataaaagaaaaaaagaatatacttttgtttgtttgttttagcTTTGCAAGGGGATATTACTTTTTGGACCTCCTGAAATTGGGAAAACCCTTATTGCTAAGGCACTTGCAACTAAAGCAAGCACAAGTTTTATCAACATAACTACCTCAACTTTATTATCAGAGGTAACTAactgttgaatttaatttttattttgtttctattgATTTCCCTTAATAGAAAGAAAACAACTACTGAACACTTGTGTTTACAAATGATGTTTGCAGTGGTTTGGTGAAAGTGTCaagatattcaaaattttcttagcTAAAACAGTCCATGGCGGAAGCAGGAAGACAACATGGCTAAAATTCTCTTGGCTAGTGTTTACGAATGATGAGGCATCTAACATGAACGAGCTTCGAAAATGGAATGAAAAGTATGGTCAAGGAGGAAGCAGGAAGATATCATCTTTTGGCTTTGCTAATCAATCTGAATTGCTAGCTTCTTCTTAATAGATAGCAAAATATAacactcttttttatttattagtctttcttttagttgaattaattttcttttgcaagtaaaaattgtttaattttttaactatatgttgatatataactcaaaaaactttttattaataataatcagTATTTGAAGAAACAAGAACATTGCTTGAATTAATTTGGCATATTAATCTCCAATAAAACTTCAATCACTCTTTCCATAATTCATCTACAAGCCAAAGTCAAagccaaaattacatggataaAATGGAAAGCCTTTTAGGGCTCATACATACATTCTTACATACATAATACATAACAACAGTGTCTAGGGAAGGTTTTCAGGAATTTCTCAGTTATCATCATCTCCTGTATCTTTCTGGGCTTTCGGGGTGGTACCGTTGCTGCCTTCTTGTCTTTCCTGTGCTGCTGGACCCTAAACATATTCGTCTGCACAATTATTAAGTAAGAAATATCATTCATTTAAATGACCATTTGCATTTCAATCATTAAAATATCCTCCAATAGATAGATGTGTGCACCAACATCAATCTGATATGAAAAAGAGATAAGGGTTTTAAAAAGGGCAAATCACAAAATGAAATCCATTAGAAGTAGTAGTGTTCTAAACAACTCTAATAAAGACTTTTCATTTCTAAATAGAATTCTACATACAAACTCATTTTAGAGCTCATTACACACTCAAGTCCATACTAtaataaagtgattttttatCATTCTTCAAGTATGATAATTAACATAGGTATGGTAATTAGCATACTTGAAGTTATAATAATTGCAATAATGCATCAGATTGCAATTGCAAGAGAAAATACATTTTCCTATTTGTGTAAGAACATAGGATATCCTAACATTACTATTTGTGAGCTACTTCCAAGCCTTGTTTCTGCATTGTGAGGACGTAATGATGTCAATGCTGATTGGTTTGATGACAATGCTCTAGAGGCTGATGATGGCCTAAAATTTGAACCCCATGAACTTGGAACAGGTTCATGCCCTCTATCGCTAGCTGCAGTTGATGGTCGAGTACCACTACCACCATCACTTTTTGGAGACAATGCTAAGGAGTTCCATGCATTGCCCGTGGATCGATTTTCCCAGTTATTGGTCCCCCTGTATGAACAAATAAGCTACTTTCAACTCCtataaaattttcaagataGGATAAGCAAATAAAGTACATTACAATGTAGCATTTGCAATATTTTTAAGTGTCTGTTTGTCTAGTTGTTTTATGAAGGATTTGAagatttatatgtatgaatgtATAAAGAAATTGATATCATACTCACTTGAGAACAATTTCAGCATTTGGGTCCAATCCATGATTTTCCAACCTAACAACAATGTTCAGCAGTAATGTGAGAcattaaaatgagaaattcaaTATTGGGCATGACTTATATTTGCAAAAGGATACAATGGAGAGTTGGAGACGTCATTCTTGAAATGTATTTCCGAGTTCATTCAAATAACAATGCAATATCCTAGAGCAAGTCACACAATTGAAACATcaaaaacaaaagagaataCTTTAAAGCAATGTTATACTATTTCAAGCAAGTAAACCAATCGGTATTGATTCAATAAAATTGTAAGCCTCCATGAAAGCATCAAGTTTGATAACAATAagcatattattattattctttcatTACACTGTACATCTACATATGGGAGGTAAGtgtatattcaaaataaaagtcCTGCATAATTCTCAAAAAGGTAACAAAAGGAAGATCTAGAACATAACTGAAAAGATGCAACAGATCATAAAACACAAGATAAGTTATTTAGGGTACAATAACATGCCAAAATAACTTTCGAAATGATAAAACAATGGTTACAAAAAAAGGGGACGCAATAGGTTCCAAACCATAGATAGAGATTCCACAGCTACAAGGAAACTAGAAGAAGCGTTAGGCAGAGAATGTGCTAACCAGATGAGACGcatcctacttgacgcatcctacgtgacgcacctgcgtgacgcacctgcgtgacgcacctgcgtgacgcacctgcgtgacgcacctgcgtgacgcacctgcgtgacgcacctgcgtgacgcatcctacttgacgcatccaACCAACCAACCTGCATTCAACAAATCAGGGCGAATCAATGACGTTCTGTAAAgaaaatcaacacaaacaatcatatataaacgaaataaa from Impatiens glandulifera chromosome 9, dImpGla2.1, whole genome shotgun sequence includes the following:
- the LOC124915571 gene encoding acetolactate synthase small subunit 2, chloroplastic-like translates to MAAVVLSHFVQNLKSHHNSVANNNNNNNTVCSITPAKARPISNRSSSSSLVVYSSSADKHFDDRPSFPLIDPSPPPLTRPKVRRHTISVFVGDESGMINRIAGVFARRGYNIESLAVGLNKDKALFTIVVSGTETVLHQVIKQLQKLVNVWKVEDISNEPHVERELMLIKINADPKFRAEVMWLVDIFRGKIVDISEHSLTIEVTGDPGKMVAVQRNLSKFGIREIARTGKIGLRRERMGESAPFWRFSAASYPDLEATNPDENFMAIKNSSVNVESDTSVGGDVYPVEPAEGFLFNKVLDAHWGVLNDEDTTGLRSHTLSMLVNDAPGVLNIVTGVFARRGYNIQSLAVGHAETEGISRITTVVPGTDESIGKLVQQLNKLVDLHEVHDITHLPFAERELMLIKTAANAAARRSVLDIASIFRAKAVDVSDHTITLELTGDLHKMVALQRLLEPYGICEVARTGRVALVRESGVDSKYLRGYSFPL
- the LOC124914559 gene encoding polygalacturonase-like, producing the protein MAHLIIIINIILIKIIAILLSNFRPSKEAAAASYNYINVVSSNYGARGDGRTDSSQAFLKAWGAACSSAEPSLIYIPDGHFLINSSLTFKGPCKNRINIRILGTLFAPTDFRALAATHSWILFIQVNRITLTGGGTLDAKAAAFWACRRNTTSSSSSCPASGARSLTFNWANDIVIDGLKSMNSQFMHLVINSCNNVMVRNLRILAPDESPNTDGIHVQHSTGVTISTCTIRTGDDCISVGPNTKNLWMERIQCGPGHGVSIGSLARDYSEGGVQNVTLTNSVFTASENGLRIKTWARPTTAFVKNIHYRNIVMKNVHNPIIIDQDYCPNNQACPGQSSSGVKISDITYQNIKGTSATPVAVLFKCSKSNPCRGIKLQDISLSYMNRPAQSSCLNTNHGSSLRVVSPKSCLPVSE